The following coding sequences are from one Melospiza melodia melodia isolate bMelMel2 chromosome 2, bMelMel2.pri, whole genome shotgun sequence window:
- the STX19 gene encoding syntaxin-19, producing MRDRLQELRLRAKELQMGGENNGATVQEEEQEEFEQQAIIYEKEPITERHLHEIQKLQNEINNLVEEVNKFSQQQKSLVSSMRRFSVLKKESNIAREIKVQAEHVRRGLDELSRAVRRAESEQGPARAAVRILAAQHTFLSHRYLHAMLAYNEAITAKQDRCRTFILRQLEVAGKELSEEEVNDMLQQGKWEIFNENLLTEVKITKAQLSEIEQRHKELVNLENQIKDVKELFIQISLLVEEQGQMINNIEIYMNNAQEYTQASKEKFGLAVRYKRRNPCKAICCWCCPCCR from the coding sequence ATGAGAGACCGTCTGCAAGAGCTCAGACTGAGGGCTAAAGAACTACAGATGGGTGGGGAAAACAATGGTGCAACTGTCCaagaagaggagcaggaggagtttGAACAGCAGGCCATTATTTATGAAAAAGAGCCCATCACTGAAAGGCACTTGCACGAAATCCAGAAACTTCAGAACGAAATCAATAACCTGGTGGAAGAAGTCAATAAATTCAGCCAACAACAAAAAAGCCTCGTGTCCTCAATGAGAAGGTTCAGCGTTCTCAAAAAGGAGTCCAACATAGCCAGGGAAATCAAAGTGCAGGCAGAGCACGTCCGCAGAGGTCTGGATGAGCTGTCCAGAGCAGTGAGGAGAGCTGAGAGCGAGCAGGGGCCGGCCCGAGCCGCGGTGAGGATCCTGGCGGCCCAGCACACCTTCCTGTCCCACCGCTACCTGCACGCCATGCTCGCCTACAACGAGGCCATCACCGCCAAGCAGGACAGGTGCAGGACCTTCATCCTCCGCCAGCTCGAGGTGGCAGGCAAAGAGCTGTCAGAGGAGGAGGTCAATGACATGCTCCAGCAAGGCAAGTGGGAGATTTTCAATGAAAATCTGCTCACTGAAGTCAAGATTACTAAAGCTCAGCTGTCAGAGATTGAGCAGAGACACAAAGAACTGGTCAATCTGGAGAACCAGATCAAAGATGTGAAAGAACTCTTTATCCAGATCTCACTTCTGGTGGAGGAGCAAGGGCAGATGATCAACAACATAGAAATCTACATGAACAATGCTCAAGAATACACTCAAGCATCTAAAGAAAAGTTTGGGCTTGCAGTCA